From one Branchiostoma floridae strain S238N-H82 chromosome 3, Bfl_VNyyK, whole genome shotgun sequence genomic stretch:
- the LOC118411693 gene encoding polycystic kidney disease protein 1-like 2: MSVIQVSMKVSFYRYQSQASKSNAVADNFGVGLAATSSNFNAVVPKVSTIPSEVPGADYVYVMSVRTGTQPDAGTASVVGLMITGSEGRTAMVTLNPAGLILTRGGDTYHIMTTPASIGELQSVQVWHDSSGKGAMESLFIDNITVWDVQTSQG, translated from the exons ATGTCTGTTATACAGGTCTCTATGAAGGTCTCGTTTTATCGCTATCAGAGCCAGGCTTCTAAAAGCAACGCAGTGGCAGACAACTTTGGTGTTGGACTAGCTGCGACGTCAAGCAACTTCAACGCGGTTGTTCCCAAAGTCTCCACCATCCCATCAGAGGTTCCCGGTGCGGACTACGTCTACGTCATGTCTGTCCGTACGGGAACCCAGCCTGATGCCGGCACGGCGTCTGTGGTTGGGCTGATGATCACAGGGTCAGAGGGCAGGACAGCCATGGTCACTCTCAACCCTGCAGGTTTG ATCCTAACCCGAGGTGGTGACACGTACCACATCATGACGACACCAGCCTCTATCGGCGAGCTCCAGTCTGTACAGGTCTGGCACGACAGCTCCGGGAAGGGCGCCATGGAGTCACTCTTCATAGACAACATCACAGTCTGGGACGTACAGACATCACAAGGGTAG
- the LOC118412218 gene encoding polycystin-2-like, whose amino-acid sequence MRTLKAIPDGDGQKGEHTLPTFSYLLYDEHLLLSAVCNSGVRHFSRAQRLVCCLTQITLWMLGSAMWYGVTAGPDIVLLDTGVIRLRLSDLFSSAATSFTVSLPVYVILVPMFCKQLPLVEQVSSSASTRRFPYKKMAWILAILTSVSSSFFVIVYSLQFGAKGSQAWLKDFVLTFMLSTFLLEPIQIFLVSYFQAVIIKPVLEPVTSRVRRVLGMKTVKKEPVPIEIVHKYNDKYEVPAARVLPPKPKKADHDPNWPERMTQGRDILVRLVLLLIFSLTYFYIGVLDTDVNAYYVKTSLQNSLLTGHEEVTSVDGAWKWLSSELMPSLHPERGYSGKKLRWLDKQFPVGTNAFRIGPVRLERTTIYPDDPIDSDLERSGSKLYPELTVRQRDDAVERLSGVRCSHIWNTSSSDDIRNGTINGTAECYTTLDLPRNVGQAVAMIDLLKQNNWILMVSDTLILRANFYHPDVKLFSTVVITLQYIPGGAVELQPNIQTFRLFQYQTTDDFVQMLFHILFLVFYIYNILHEIWGIRKNGRVYFSSFWNILVLCGIGLSTAVIVTFGLRYFSAADALADIQQAQGLHGIDEFIDISAASQWDATFKSILSFSIFISTFSILRVLNFSKNVATVFTLPRLMYREAFGFLTYMFILLLSFTICGVLIFGKHMKSFSAFKETSYVLFELSLGRAFGDVFGEDIKRVDSVLGPLYYATFVLVFICCLVNLGVGMLCNWLSYCQTSDDIEVDTAMGDYFWNSFRSLLGMRHETQVFDDEAPLPDHYIDETIQRTESVLQEVDRVTGLMYKFECRGFPELKVKDTAGGSGLKI is encoded by the exons ATGAGGACCCTGAAGGCAATTCCTGATGGAGATGGGCA GAAAGGAGAACACACCCTACCGACGTTTTCGTACCTTCTGTACGATGAGCATCTCCTCCTGTCGGCCGTGTGTAACTCCGGTGTGAGACACTTCAGCCGGGCGCAGCGCCTGGTCTGCTGCCTGACTCAGATCACCCTGTGGATGTTGGGCAGTGCCATGTGGTACGGGGTCACAGCAGGGCCAGACATCGTTCTGTTAGACACTGGTGTCATAAGGCTCCGCCTTTCGGACTTGTTCAGTAGTGCAGCAACCTCGTTTACGGTGTCCCTACCGGTTTACGTCATCCTTGTACCGATGTTTTGCAAGCAGCTTCCGTTAGTAGAACAGGTGTCATCATCTGCATCCACCCGGAGATTCCCTTACAAGAAAATGGCGTGGATCCTCGCCATCCTGACGTCTGTCAGCAGCAGCTTCTTTGTGATCGTGTACAGTCTACAGTTTGGAGCTAAAGGAAGCCAGGCCTGGCTGAAGGACTTCGTCCTAACATTCATGCTCTCCACATTTTTACTGGAACCTATTCAG ATCTTTCTGGTGAGCTACTTCCAGGCAGTCATCATCAAACCTGTGTTGGAGCCTGTGACATCTCGTGTCCGGAGAGTTTTAGGGATGAAAACAGTAAAAAAGGAACCGGTTCCCATCGAAATCGTTCACAAATACAATGATAAATATGAAG TCCCTGCAGCAAGGGTTTTACCACCCAAGCCGAAGAAAGCCGACCACGACCCGAACTGGCCCGAGCGGATGACGCAGGGTAGAGACATCCTGGTCCGTCTGGTCCTGCTGCTGATCTTCAGCCTGACGTACTTTTACATCGGGGTGTTGGACACGGATGTAAACGCGTACTACGTCAAGACGTCGCTACAGAATAGCCTGTTAACGGGACACGAGGAG GTGACTTCAGTGGACGGTGCTTGGAAATGGCTGTCATCTGAACTGATGCCGTCCCTTCATCCAGAGCGTGGATACAGCGGGAAGAAGCTGAGGTGGCTGGACAAACAGTTTCCGGTTGGAACAAACGCATTCAGGATCGGTCCGGTTCGCCTGGAGAGAACCACAATTTATCCTG ATGACCCCATAGACTCAGACCTGGAGCGTAGTGGATCTAAGCTGTATCCTGAGCTGACGGTCAGGCAAAGAGATGACGCTGTGGAACGGCTGAGTGGAGTCAGATGTTCACACATTTGGAACACAAGTTCTTCGGACGATATTAG AAACGGAACAATAAATGGAACGGCAGAGTGCTACACCACATTGGACCTACCACGGAATGTTGGCCAGGCCGTTGCAATGATAGACCTCCTAAAACAGAACAACTGGATCCTGATGGTTTCAGACACTCTCATCCTCCGGGCCAACTTCTACCACCCTGACGTCAAGCTGTTCAGCACCGTGGTCATCACCCTGCAGTACATCCCAGGGGGCGCTGTTGAACTGCAGCCAAACATCCAGACCTTCCGACTGTTCCagtaccaaacaacagacgaCTTCGTCCAGATGCTTTTCCACATCTTGTTCCTGGTTTTCTACATCTACAACATTCTTCACGAGATTTGGGGCATACGGAAGAACGGTCGTGTCTACTTTAGCAGTTTTTGGAACATCTTGGTCCTGTGCGGGATAGGGCTGTCCACTGCTGTTATTGTGACATTCGGACTACGTTACTTCTCGGCAGCTGATGCGTTGGCGGATATACAACAGGCTCAAG GTCTACATGGCATCGATGAGTTTATAGACATCAGTGCCGCCAGCCAATGGGACGCAACCTTCAAGTCGATCCTGTCTTTCTCCATCTTCATCAGTACCTTCAGCATCCTGCGGGTTCTCAACTTCTCTAAGAACGTCGCAACCGTCTTCACTCTTCCTCGT TTGATGTACCGGGAGGCTTTTGGGTTCCTAACATACATGTTCATCCTTCTACTGTCCTTCACCATCTGCGGAGTCTTGATATTTGGGAAACACATGAAGagtttctccgcctttaaggagACGTCTTACGTCTTATTTGAGCTGAGTTTGGGAAGGGCGTTCGGCGATGTTTTCGGGGAAGACATTAAGAGAGTGGATAGTGTCCTGGGACCGCTTTACTACGCTACATTCGTCCTGGTCTTCATCTGCTGTCTG GTGAATCTGGGAGTCGGGATGCTGTGTAACTGGCTGAGCTACTGTCAGACGTCAGACGACATTGAGGTGGACACGGCGATGGGAGATTACTTCTGGAACTCCTTCAGGAGTCTTCTGGGCATGCGCCATGAGACCCAAGTTTTTGACG ATGAAGCGCCACTGCCGGATCACTACATTGACGAGACCATCCAGCGGACGGAATCGGTACTGCAGGAAGTGGACAGGGTCACTGGCCTGATGTACAAGTTCGAGTGCCGAGGCTTCCCGGAACTGAAAGTCAAAGACACCGCAGGCGGAAGCGGCTTAAAAATCTGA